The Cucumis melo cultivar AY chromosome 6, USDA_Cmelo_AY_1.0, whole genome shotgun sequence genome includes a region encoding these proteins:
- the LOC103496134 gene encoding 40S ribosomal protein S16 — translation MAAPIESVQCFGRKKTAVAVTYCKRGRGLIKINGCPIELVEPEILRFKAYEPILLLGRHRFSGVDMRIRVKGGGHTSQIYAIRQSIAKALVAFYQKYVDEQSKKEIKDILVRYDRTLLVADPRRCEPKKFGGRGARARFQKSYR, via the coding sequence ATGGCGGCTCCAATCGAGTCTGTGCAATGCTTCGGCCGGAAGAAGACCGCAGTTGCTGTAACATACTGCAAGCGCGGCCGAGGCTTGATCAAGATCAACGGCTGCCCAATCGAGCTCGTCGAACCTGAGATCTTACGCTTCAAGGCCTACGAACCCATCCTCCTTCTCGGCCGACACCGCTTCTCCGGCGTCGACATGCGAATCAGAGTCAAAGGCGGAGGCCACACCTCACAGATCTACGCTATCCGCCAGAGCATCGCTAAGGCTCTCGTTGCCTTTTACCAGAAGTACGTCGACGAACAGAGCAAGAAGGAGATAAAGGACATTCTCGTTCGCTACGATCGGACTTTGCTCGTCGCTGATCCTAGACGCTGTGAGCCGAAGAAGTTTGGTGGTCGTGGAGCTCGTGCTAGATTCCAGAAATCATATCGTTGA